The following are from one region of the Marinomonas sp. CT5 genome:
- a CDS encoding biopolymer transporter ExbD produces the protein MKIGEKYAARNASNDDNMVPLINVVFLMLVFFMVAGQIKKADPIPVMPPQSINDNRAATDPNIEIVVGTDNSLYVDDKLFAIDDVQAYLEQQFVSTSNKDTFWVQIKADGAISLEKLRPIFNQVRLAGLTKVSLATQLERGNK, from the coding sequence ATGAAGATAGGGGAAAAATACGCCGCGAGAAACGCCAGTAACGATGACAATATGGTACCACTGATTAACGTGGTGTTTTTGATGTTGGTCTTTTTCATGGTAGCGGGGCAAATTAAAAAGGCCGACCCTATTCCTGTTATGCCACCACAGTCGATTAATGATAACCGAGCAGCCACAGACCCTAATATTGAAATTGTGGTCGGGACGGATAATAGCCTTTATGTTGATGATAAATTATTTGCTATCGATGATGTGCAAGCTTACTTAGAGCAACAATTTGTTTCTACATCAAACAAAGACACTTTTTGGGTACAAATCAAAGCTGATGGCGCCATTTCTCTAGAAAAGCTACGTCCAATATTTAATCAGGTGCGTCTGGCTGGGCTTACAAAAGTGAGTTTGGCGACACAACTTGAGCGGGGAAATAAATGA
- a CDS encoding ROK family transcriptional regulator — translation MINDAMESTKITANERMILDIVRRSKGLARSAITRQTNLTQQSVHRIVDRLLELEYLQLGDSVVQGRGQPSRVVNLAPNAFFSLGVSLNTDVMLVCLVNFNGEILVQENIPFAPVNRRETQIWLSALVVKWQQEYPFIEGRIIGLGFAMTGYFVKQKGHIRPPDPLLDWAEIDLEHELSHLLNMPVILLNNATTGAIGEAFHGAGLKYQTFGYLSFDFGFGGGIVIDGEPFFGAFGNAGEIGRIYTSDEIPKRPALAILLEMLASRGVHVPSVARLNDEFDSNWPVLAEWIQLTTPHLLRAINALRSVIDPSAIVLGGQIPKPLARMLLAALEQQGVKSPQDISVWPKMIVSELEDDSAVLGAALQPLRNMFFRK, via the coding sequence ATGATTAATGATGCAATGGAATCTACGAAAATAACGGCTAATGAGCGCATGATTTTAGATATAGTGAGGCGCTCAAAAGGCCTTGCTCGCTCGGCCATTACAAGACAAACTAATTTGACCCAGCAATCGGTACATCGAATTGTTGATCGTTTGTTGGAGCTCGAATATTTGCAATTGGGAGATTCTGTCGTCCAGGGACGCGGTCAACCAAGTCGAGTGGTGAACCTAGCCCCTAATGCTTTTTTTAGCCTAGGTGTGTCATTAAATACCGATGTTATGTTGGTGTGCTTGGTGAATTTTAATGGCGAAATACTGGTGCAAGAAAATATCCCTTTTGCGCCAGTTAATCGTCGGGAAACACAAATATGGTTAAGCGCATTAGTCGTCAAATGGCAACAAGAGTACCCTTTTATTGAAGGACGTATTATTGGTTTGGGCTTTGCGATGACTGGGTATTTTGTTAAACAAAAAGGACATATACGTCCCCCAGACCCATTGTTAGATTGGGCTGAGATTGACCTAGAGCATGAGCTGAGCCACTTACTTAATATGCCTGTGATTCTGTTAAATAATGCAACGACTGGTGCGATTGGAGAGGCTTTCCATGGCGCGGGTTTGAAATATCAGACGTTTGGCTATTTGTCATTTGATTTTGGTTTTGGCGGAGGTATCGTTATTGATGGAGAACCTTTCTTTGGGGCTTTTGGCAACGCAGGAGAGATAGGTCGTATCTACACGTCGGACGAAATACCAAAACGTCCTGCTTTGGCTATCTTGTTAGAAATGCTTGCGAGTCGTGGTGTTCATGTCCCATCAGTTGCTAGACTGAATGATGAATTTGATTCCAATTGGCCCGTATTGGCTGAATGGATTCAACTGACTACGCCCCATTTGTTACGCGCTATTAATGCTCTTCGAAGTGTTATTGATCCTAGTGCTATCGTTCTAGGAGGACAAATCCCTAAGCCATTAGCACGTATGTTATTGGCGGCTTTAGAACAACAAGGGGTGAAATCGCCACAAGATATTTCGGTTTGGCCAAAGATGATAGTCAGTGAATTGGAAGACGATTCAGCTGTATTAGGTGCAGCACTACAGCCGTTGAGGAATATGTTTTTTCGCAAATAA
- a CDS encoding ABC transporter permease subunit: MSKNTLLAYALLIPGLGFVLVFIVVVISMAIAQSVGYFNFAGDSKFTLKFWHEILANDQLWRSFFYSLKIATISAIFSIAFAYPLALWLRKPFSGSQFISSLLKAPLLVHGLVAAFLYVNFISFNGFLNLIFVHLGFVSRPIRMQNDTYGIGVIILQVWKQMPFALLLLSNAVQSIGDDIINAARDLGAGSWNRFIKIILPLTLRALQAALIIIFIGAVGDYSFQAVAGPTSVNSLTQFMLRMKNSSVDGWHLSATVALLLMLTALVGSLLLAFITERIVKWGAKR; the protein is encoded by the coding sequence ATGTCTAAAAATACTTTATTAGCTTATGCACTGCTTATACCCGGATTAGGGTTCGTATTAGTCTTTATTGTGGTCGTGATTTCGATGGCAATAGCCCAATCCGTTGGCTACTTCAATTTTGCTGGAGACAGTAAATTCACCTTGAAGTTTTGGCATGAGATTTTAGCTAACGATCAGTTGTGGCGATCTTTCTTTTATTCTTTAAAAATAGCAACGATCAGTGCCATTTTCTCCATCGCCTTCGCGTACCCTCTCGCGCTGTGGCTAAGGAAACCTTTTTCTGGCTCTCAATTTATTTCCAGCCTACTCAAAGCTCCTTTGCTAGTACATGGTCTTGTTGCGGCATTTTTATATGTCAATTTCATCTCATTTAATGGTTTTCTGAATCTCATTTTTGTTCACCTTGGTTTTGTCAGTCGACCCATTCGTATGCAAAACGACACCTATGGGATAGGCGTTATCATTTTGCAAGTTTGGAAACAAATGCCGTTTGCTCTCTTATTACTAAGCAATGCAGTGCAATCTATTGGTGACGATATTATTAATGCTGCGCGAGATCTCGGTGCAGGCAGCTGGAATCGATTTATAAAAATCATCCTACCACTCACTCTAAGGGCATTACAGGCTGCCTTAATTATCATCTTCATTGGCGCAGTTGGGGACTATTCATTTCAAGCTGTCGCAGGACCCACCAGCGTTAATTCGCTCACTCAGTTTATGCTTCGTATGAAAAATTCCTCAGTAGATGGCTGGCACCTTTCCGCCACTGTCGCCCTATTACTCATGTTAACCGCTCTTGTTGGATCGCTGTTACTCGCTTTTATTACCGAACGCATTGTTAAGTGGGGAGCAAAACGATGA
- a CDS encoding ABC transporter permease subunit gives MNTSRTNQLLVLFIVGLSLLLLVIPFSLAILWSLVDPSHAWSYPDILPPVLSFRRWIEVWTTTSLPIALMNSYTLAPTVALCTILLALPTAFAFGRLEFPGKAVAQSLTLLPLMIPSFVVALFFSSLLTELGIYSRFLGILIGHTILFIPYAIRILSVSFSLIRQDIVDATRDLGGNSLTVFRTAYLPTLRSGLFASFIMVFIMSIEEFALAFVIGSPDFTTVPTILYSYLGYNFIRPNAAVVSLILVVPNVFLMLLIERFLKGQNTASITGKG, from the coding sequence ATGAACACGTCTCGAACAAATCAGCTTTTAGTATTATTTATTGTTGGCCTATCCTTGCTGTTATTGGTCATTCCATTTTCTCTCGCCATCCTGTGGTCCTTAGTGGACCCGAGCCATGCTTGGTCGTACCCAGACATATTGCCACCCGTTTTATCCTTTAGACGATGGATAGAAGTGTGGACAACCACATCGCTACCGATCGCGTTAATGAATAGTTATACGCTGGCGCCAACCGTTGCTCTATGCACTATTTTACTCGCGTTACCGACAGCTTTTGCATTTGGACGTCTGGAGTTTCCCGGTAAGGCCGTCGCACAATCACTTACCTTGTTGCCGCTGATGATTCCGAGTTTTGTGGTTGCGCTGTTTTTTTCATCACTGCTAACCGAGCTCGGTATTTACTCACGCTTTTTAGGCATATTAATAGGTCACACTATTCTTTTTATACCGTACGCCATTCGTATTCTGTCGGTTTCATTTTCGCTTATTAGACAAGATATTGTGGATGCTACAAGAGATCTAGGAGGCAACAGTTTGACCGTTTTTCGTACGGCCTATTTGCCGACGTTAAGATCTGGCTTATTCGCTAGCTTCATCATGGTTTTTATCATGAGTATTGAAGAGTTTGCCTTAGCCTTTGTCATCGGGTCACCAGATTTCACCACGGTACCAACGATTCTCTATTCTTACCTCGGCTATAACTTCATTCGTCCGAATGCGGCCGTGGTATCTCTCATTCTTGTTGTGCCCAATGTCTTTTTGATGTTGCTCATAGAGCGTTTTCTCAAAGGCCAAAACACAGCATCAATAACGGGCAAAGGGTAA
- a CDS encoding extracellular solute-binding protein, with amino-acid sequence MKALLLSLTLASVSIIPAANAADLSSMSWEQVVSQAKSEGKVVWYNWFLQNDFRQQVKSFEKTYGIEVVIPEGSHDANLQKFLANSNRKNGDIDVLSLGGGDITKVNAKKTLIGPLSSLLPNANKLKYKIEGADSKGYGVAYWGNQTGIAYNPAFISKEQLPQSIADFDAYLSKNPEMLGFNTVNGGSGPALIESITKNIVTDIHYQTDKPTKTTMTKLQPAWDWFNDNRDKYIITASNSDSITRLNSGEFAMVATWEDFLAGLQNKGEISKNIKFYIPKIGMPGGGNIVVIPKNTQHPAASLLFVSWLTSAATQTAFNQRFGSAPQNPDADDSNALISIEERKNSTDWANQTLKDAITNTFIKEVTLH; translated from the coding sequence ATGAAAGCGTTACTGTTATCTCTCACATTAGCTTCAGTCAGCATCATTCCAGCGGCAAATGCAGCTGACTTATCATCTATGTCATGGGAGCAAGTGGTTTCTCAGGCAAAAAGTGAAGGCAAAGTTGTTTGGTACAACTGGTTTTTACAGAATGATTTTCGTCAACAGGTAAAAAGTTTCGAAAAGACCTATGGTATTGAAGTTGTTATTCCTGAAGGCAGCCATGATGCTAATTTGCAAAAATTCTTAGCCAATTCTAATCGTAAAAATGGCGATATTGATGTGCTCTCTCTTGGTGGTGGAGACATCACTAAAGTTAACGCTAAAAAGACCTTGATAGGGCCGTTATCCTCCTTATTACCCAATGCAAATAAGCTCAAATATAAAATAGAAGGTGCGGACTCTAAAGGTTACGGCGTTGCTTATTGGGGGAATCAGACCGGGATTGCTTACAACCCGGCATTCATTAGTAAAGAACAATTACCCCAATCTATTGCCGACTTTGATGCTTACCTATCGAAAAACCCAGAGATGCTAGGTTTTAACACCGTTAACGGTGGCTCAGGACCAGCCTTAATAGAATCAATCACCAAAAACATTGTCACTGATATTCATTATCAAACAGATAAACCAACCAAAACAACAATGACCAAATTACAGCCTGCCTGGGATTGGTTTAATGATAACAGAGATAAGTACATTATTACGGCGTCAAATTCAGACAGCATAACGCGCTTAAACAGTGGTGAGTTTGCCATGGTCGCTACTTGGGAGGATTTTTTAGCTGGCTTACAAAACAAAGGTGAAATTTCAAAAAACATCAAATTTTATATTCCTAAAATAGGCATGCCAGGTGGCGGAAATATCGTCGTCATTCCTAAAAATACTCAACATCCTGCCGCCTCTCTATTATTTGTCAGTTGGCTCACCAGCGCAGCAACTCAAACAGCATTTAATCAAAGGTTTGGCTCTGCACCACAAAACCCAGATGCCGATGACAGCAATGCTTTGATATCAATAGAAGAACGGAAAAATAGTACCGACTGGGCCAACCAGACTCTGAAAGACGCCATCACAAATACTTTCATAAAAGAGGTTACGCTTCACTAA
- a CDS encoding ABC transporter ATP-binding protein yields MTRVLIDSIKVRFGDFEALHNVSLNIESGSFVTLLGPSGCGKTTLLKTIAGFTSPTSGSIVIGDKEVHNLPPEKRDTAMCFQSYALFPHLSIANNLLFGPKQKNLPKDEQKVLLNEVAEQVSLTSQLDKLPTELSGGQQQRVALGRALAIQPGVILFDEPLSNLDAKLRDSVRFEIRQLQKKQNFTAIYVTHDQAEALAMSDLVVVMNQGAIQQIGSPQEIYHNPVNRFVADFIGAANILAATVLEQTTTGYRVQTELGELLVESKGKPVAKQTYVFWRPEDMTFDTQDINNVELKVIAKTFLGNLTEFLLSPTTSHQLNIRIQCLGFQQLQEKEQASCHIPANKIRFLAEES; encoded by the coding sequence ATGACTCGCGTACTTATTGACTCGATTAAAGTGAGATTTGGAGATTTTGAAGCATTACATAATGTATCTCTAAACATTGAAAGTGGTTCATTTGTCACCCTACTTGGACCATCTGGATGTGGTAAAACAACGCTGTTAAAAACCATTGCAGGGTTTACCTCTCCTACCTCAGGTAGCATCGTTATTGGTGACAAAGAAGTTCACAACCTACCTCCAGAGAAAAGAGACACGGCCATGTGTTTCCAATCTTATGCTTTGTTCCCACACCTGAGCATAGCAAATAATCTCTTATTTGGTCCTAAACAAAAAAACCTACCAAAAGACGAACAAAAAGTGCTTCTTAATGAAGTGGCAGAGCAAGTATCTCTGACGTCACAACTGGATAAATTACCCACAGAATTATCAGGCGGACAACAACAGCGCGTCGCACTTGGAAGAGCGCTTGCTATTCAGCCTGGAGTCATTTTGTTTGATGAACCACTTTCAAATCTTGATGCAAAATTACGCGATTCTGTTCGCTTCGAAATACGCCAGTTACAGAAAAAACAAAATTTCACTGCCATTTATGTCACCCACGATCAAGCTGAAGCATTAGCCATGTCTGATTTAGTTGTTGTAATGAACCAAGGCGCAATACAGCAAATCGGCTCGCCCCAAGAAATCTATCATAATCCAGTCAATCGCTTTGTTGCGGACTTCATTGGTGCTGCCAATATATTAGCCGCCACGGTTCTTGAACAAACAACAACTGGCTATCGAGTACAAACAGAACTTGGTGAGTTGCTCGTCGAAAGCAAAGGTAAACCTGTTGCTAAACAAACCTATGTATTTTGGCGACCAGAAGACATGACTTTCGACACTCAAGACATCAACAACGTAGAGCTAAAGGTTATTGCCAAAACATTCCTTGGTAATTTGACTGAATTTTTACTTTCGCCTACCACAAGCCATCAGTTAAACATTCGTATTCAATGCCTTGGCTTTCAGCAGCTACAGGAAAAAGAGCAAGCTAGTTGCCATATACCAGCCAATAAGATTCGTTTTCTTGCTGAGGAATCTTAA
- a CDS encoding biopolymer transporter ExbD — translation MPLNLSQPKRKNAISLTPLIDVVFILLLFFMLTSSFVPWRIVDTPLSVSSEEQSLPQEKDNLILTLKQNDNQVWIDDQAINFNDQAAFQSLVSEHNEGVFIIKAEDGVSLQSLMDLADRLKLNGANTVSIANAFAMPEAE, via the coding sequence ATGCCGCTTAATTTGTCTCAACCTAAACGGAAGAATGCCATCAGTCTAACGCCACTGATTGATGTGGTGTTTATCTTGCTGTTGTTCTTTATGTTGACCTCTAGTTTTGTGCCTTGGCGCATAGTCGATACACCTTTATCTGTCTCATCGGAAGAGCAAAGTTTGCCGCAAGAAAAAGACAATCTTATTCTGACCTTAAAGCAAAATGACAATCAGGTTTGGATCGATGATCAGGCGATCAATTTCAACGATCAAGCGGCTTTTCAAAGCCTTGTTTCTGAACATAATGAGGGTGTTTTTATTATCAAAGCGGAAGATGGTGTGTCTTTGCAGAGCTTAATGGATCTTGCGGACCGACTAAAGCTGAATGGCGCAAACACAGTATCTATTGCGAATGCCTTTGCCATGCCGGAGGCCGAATGA
- the mltA gene encoding murein transglycosylase A, with protein MNEIDSSNDFENNGRDITALKRDTLYLKESLPPGLPLPDESFQSGLQQQIKYLNRIGDKDFVLENTQTSVADLKLVAQEINNWLQNPAQQPQLIAHQLAGQDQRGNVQITGYYVPVIPVRHLPDEVYRYPLYRKPAHPNADGTYPSREEIDFENALAGQGLEIAYTSSLVENFFLHVQGSGVVEYEDGERKLLSWGGVNGHAYRSLGKELIERGEIDRAHISAQSIRQWLSDHPDRNREILSTNPSYLFFSEGPQSPVGAANVPLTPLYSAAVDPNVIPLGSILLAQVPKLDSYGNLIGHEFRLLLAQDKGGAIKGPGHIDWYQGIGEEAHFHAGQLKHFGKVWLLLPQNPTPKALIAQ; from the coding sequence ATGAACGAGATAGACAGTTCCAATGACTTCGAAAACAATGGCCGAGACATCACGGCTTTGAAGCGTGATACCCTATATTTAAAAGAAAGTCTGCCGCCCGGTTTACCTCTACCAGATGAAAGTTTCCAGAGCGGATTACAGCAGCAAATAAAGTATTTAAACCGAATTGGTGATAAAGATTTCGTACTTGAAAACACGCAAACCAGTGTGGCCGATCTGAAACTCGTTGCTCAAGAAATCAATAATTGGCTACAAAATCCCGCGCAACAGCCGCAACTGATCGCCCATCAATTGGCCGGACAAGATCAAAGAGGCAACGTACAAATTACCGGATATTACGTACCTGTTATACCTGTTCGACACCTACCTGACGAAGTCTACCGTTACCCGCTCTATCGAAAACCCGCTCACCCGAATGCCGATGGCACCTATCCTTCTCGGGAGGAAATTGATTTTGAAAACGCCTTAGCAGGACAAGGATTAGAAATTGCTTACACGTCCAGTTTGGTGGAAAACTTTTTCTTGCACGTACAAGGCTCTGGCGTAGTCGAATACGAAGATGGTGAGCGCAAGCTGTTGTCTTGGGGTGGAGTAAACGGACACGCTTATCGCAGTCTAGGAAAGGAATTGATCGAGAGAGGTGAAATTGATCGCGCCCATATTTCCGCTCAAAGTATTCGTCAATGGCTGAGTGATCACCCAGATCGTAACCGTGAAATTTTATCCACCAACCCAAGTTACTTATTTTTTAGTGAAGGCCCACAAAGCCCAGTGGGTGCAGCCAATGTCCCATTAACGCCACTTTATTCTGCTGCGGTTGACCCTAATGTCATTCCACTTGGCTCAATTTTGCTCGCTCAAGTTCCGAAATTAGACTCTTATGGCAACTTAATTGGTCATGAGTTTCGTCTCTTGCTTGCCCAAGATAAAGGCGGTGCCATTAAGGGGCCAGGCCATATTGATTGGTATCAGGGCATTGGCGAAGAAGCGCACTTCCATGCAGGTCAGCTCAAGCATTTTGGAAAAGTGTGGTTACTACTGCCACAAAACCCAACGCCGAAAGCACTTATTGCGCAATAA
- a CDS encoding MotA/TolQ/ExbB proton channel family protein, which translates to MEDSVQQKIVDFLQVGGPVVWILMVFSVVALTIVLLKLWQLSSLRAESLKTSNLALEQWRNENDAENALEQLNEKRPIDALVAYTMRALLAGNTQVDLIREEAERRAMNQLNQLRSYLRPLEIIATLSPLLGLLGTVLGMITAFQQMEGAGSQVDPSVLSGGIWQALLTTAVGLAVAIPVVTLQSWLERKVERIAHNMNDAVTQVFTSKQAKQLAKKADEELLHAA; encoded by the coding sequence GTGGAAGATTCAGTTCAGCAGAAAATAGTCGACTTCTTGCAGGTTGGTGGCCCTGTGGTTTGGATTCTGATGGTATTTTCTGTCGTCGCCTTGACCATTGTTCTGTTAAAACTGTGGCAGCTTTCCTCGCTTCGTGCAGAAAGCCTAAAAACCAGTAATTTGGCTTTGGAACAATGGCGTAATGAAAACGATGCGGAAAACGCGTTGGAGCAACTTAATGAAAAGCGTCCTATCGATGCATTAGTGGCTTACACCATGCGCGCTTTGTTGGCTGGGAATACACAAGTTGATCTGATTCGTGAAGAGGCTGAGCGACGCGCCATGAATCAACTAAACCAACTTCGTTCTTACCTTCGACCATTGGAAATCATTGCTACCTTGAGCCCTCTACTAGGTTTGCTCGGTACAGTATTGGGTATGATCACCGCGTTTCAGCAAATGGAAGGCGCAGGTAGCCAAGTGGATCCTTCTGTCTTGTCCGGTGGTATTTGGCAGGCCTTGCTAACCACGGCAGTCGGTTTGGCGGTAGCGATTCCTGTTGTCACATTACAAAGTTGGTTAGAACGCAAAGTGGAACGTATTGCTCATAACATGAATGATGCTGTGACACAGGTGTTTACCAGCAAACAGGCCAAGCAACTAGCCAAAAAAGCGGACGAAGAGTTGTTGCATGCCGCTTAA
- a CDS encoding energy transducer TonB, whose protein sequence is MISKRHWIIAGGLAISVHAAAFYAVFYAPSAGSQSAGAQGIEFDLGMVGDLGASTESSVVQEEVKEVEESIETEPPEEEVQEEDIKPEVEPEPVVQPEAEPEPEPVVEPEVQPETIKEPEPVEVKQASPIAVKKPEPKPKPEPKPKPKPEPKPKPEPKPKPKKETPVVKATPKKVAPPPVAQQKATTGSAAAVTSGGNPGAKVNYFTKLTSVLAQNKRYPRASRRRNEEGVVSLSFVVHADGSVSDVKIKKSSGYKRLDNAVLDMIKRSTPLPAFSKGITEKELRINLPVSFKLSDFR, encoded by the coding sequence ATGATTTCTAAGCGTCATTGGATTATTGCTGGTGGCTTGGCGATTTCTGTTCATGCCGCTGCTTTTTATGCGGTATTTTATGCTCCGTCGGCTGGTAGTCAGTCTGCGGGGGCGCAAGGTATTGAATTTGATTTAGGTATGGTTGGGGACCTTGGGGCTTCTACTGAAAGCTCGGTTGTTCAGGAAGAAGTGAAAGAGGTAGAAGAGTCTATAGAGACAGAACCCCCTGAAGAAGAGGTTCAAGAGGAAGACATTAAACCGGAAGTTGAACCTGAACCTGTTGTACAACCAGAAGCAGAACCAGAACCAGAACCTGTTGTCGAGCCTGAAGTTCAACCGGAAACCATTAAAGAACCAGAGCCAGTTGAGGTTAAGCAAGCTTCACCAATTGCAGTAAAAAAACCAGAGCCCAAACCCAAACCAGAGCCTAAGCCTAAACCCAAACCTGAGCCTAAGCCCAAACCTGAGCCTAAGCCCAAACCTAAAAAAGAGACTCCAGTCGTGAAAGCGACTCCAAAAAAGGTTGCACCGCCTCCTGTTGCACAGCAAAAAGCGACAACAGGAAGTGCCGCAGCGGTAACCAGTGGAGGTAACCCAGGAGCAAAGGTAAACTATTTCACAAAGCTAACATCGGTTTTAGCTCAAAATAAACGTTACCCAAGGGCATCTCGTCGTCGCAACGAAGAAGGTGTTGTCTCTTTGTCTTTCGTTGTTCATGCAGATGGCTCTGTATCAGATGTAAAGATCAAAAAAAGTTCAGGCTATAAACGTTTGGATAATGCCGTACTGGACATGATAAAGCGCTCGACGCCTTTGCCAGCATTTTCAAAGGGCATTACAGAAAAGGAATTGCGGATTAACTTGCCCGTGTCCTTTAAGTTAAGTGATTTTAGATAA
- a CDS encoding glycerophosphodiester phosphodiesterase family protein: MSQNSATLDFSLKNPKVIVISHRGVWQKAPENSLLAVDHAIQAGADIVEIDTQKCSTGEFVVIHDETLDRTTNGTGLVCETSLEQIKALRLRHSDGGKENAVSDYSLPLLSELLEHAKGKIMINIDTKKPEELAELIKEVEQLNMQDIAIVKSDFNTTTETWNSLNTSIKHMPMLTPKKGQLITNLKALETAKPFMIELIPQNIEELWEAKQQLEKMDCRIWINTLDLVPPFDFSDSKAVVNPESIWGTLINAGVGAIQTDYPKQLAIWLESKSVK; encoded by the coding sequence ATGTCACAAAATAGTGCAACGTTAGATTTTTCCCTGAAGAATCCCAAAGTCATAGTTATTTCACACCGAGGGGTTTGGCAAAAAGCGCCTGAGAACTCTCTTTTAGCAGTCGATCATGCTATACAAGCAGGCGCTGATATCGTTGAAATTGATACACAAAAATGCTCAACAGGCGAATTCGTCGTCATCCATGATGAAACGTTAGATCGAACAACCAATGGCACAGGACTTGTTTGCGAAACGTCATTAGAGCAGATAAAAGCCTTGCGACTTCGACACAGTGATGGTGGAAAAGAAAATGCCGTTAGTGACTACTCTTTACCCTTACTGTCCGAACTGTTGGAGCATGCAAAAGGTAAGATCATGATCAATATTGATACAAAAAAACCAGAGGAGTTAGCTGAACTTATTAAAGAAGTAGAACAACTAAACATGCAAGACATCGCCATTGTAAAGTCTGATTTCAACACGACTACCGAGACATGGAACTCACTCAATACCAGTATCAAGCATATGCCAATGCTAACGCCTAAAAAAGGGCAACTGATTACAAACCTAAAAGCGTTAGAAACAGCTAAACCTTTTATGATAGAGCTCATACCACAGAATATTGAAGAGTTATGGGAAGCTAAACAGCAATTAGAAAAGATGGATTGCCGTATCTGGATAAATACTTTGGATCTTGTTCCTCCTTTCGACTTCTCCGACTCTAAAGCTGTCGTTAACCCTGAAAGTATTTGGGGAACCCTGATCAATGCAGGAGTTGGTGCGATTCAAACCGACTACCCTAAACAACTCGCTATTTGGCTCGAATCAAAGTCCGTTAAGTAG